ATGTACACGAAGCAGGGCAACTGGGACATCGTCGGCAACAACATCCCGGTGTTCTTCATCCAGGATGCCATCAAGTTCCCCGATCTGGTCCATGCGGCTAAGCAGGAGCCCGACCGGGCGTTCCCCCAGGCGCAAACCGCACACGACAATTTCTGGGATTTCGCCAGCCTCACCCCGGAAGCCTGGCACATGATCATGTGGATCATGTCCGATCGCACGATCCCCCGCTCCTTCCGCACGATGGAGGGCTTCGGCGTCCACAGCTTCCGCCTGGTGAACGCGGAAGGCAGGTCGACCTTCGTCAAGTTCCACTGGAAGCCGCGCCAGGGGCTCCAGTCGGTGCTGTGGAACGAAGCGGTCAAGATCAGCGGCGCCGATCCCGACTATCATCGCCGCGATCTCTGGGAGGCGATCGAGAGCGGTGACTTCCCGCAATGGGATCTCGGCGTCCAGCTGTTCGATCAGGAAACCGCCGACAAGCTTCCCTTCGACCATCTCGACTCGACCAAGCTCATCCCCGAGGAGGACGTGCCGGTCCGCATCGTCGGTACGCTCACGCTTAATCGCAACGTCGACAACTTCTTCGCCGAAACCGAGCAGGTCGCCTACTGCACGCAGAACATCGTGCCGGGCATCGACTTCAGTGACGACCCGCTGCTGCACGGCCGCAACTTCTCCTATCTCGATACCCAGCTGAAGCGGCTCGGCAGCCCGAACTTCACCCACCTGCCGATCAATGCCCCGCGCTGTCCGGTGATGAACTTCCAGCAGGACGGCCACATGGCGATGCGCAATCCGAAGGGGCGCGTGAACTATGAGCCGAACAGCTGGGGCGCGGAAGGCGGTCCGCGCGAGAACGCGGAGATCGGCTTCACCAGCTTCCCCGCCGAGGTTCAGGGGACTAAGCAGCGGGTTCGGTCCGAAACCTTTGCCGATCATTACAGCCAGGCGCGGCAGTTCTATCTCAGCCAGCAGCCGATCGAGCAGAAGCACATCGGCGACGCGCTGGTGTTCGAGCTGTCGAAGGTAGATCGTGTCGACATCCGGGCCCGGGCGGTCAGCCACCTGCGCAACATCGACGAGGATCTCGCCGCTACCGTTGCGGACGGGCTCGGCCTTGACCTGCCGGACGCCGCCAAGGCGGCCAAGCCGACGCTAGACCTGCCGACATCGTCGGCGCTCTCGATCGTCGCCAACGGCCCGGCGAATTTCGCCGGGCGAAAGATGGGCCTGCTGCTGACCGATGGGTCGAGCGCCGAGCTGTTCAATGCGCTGACGAAGGCGCTGGAAGCCGAAGGCGCGGTCTGGGAGGTGGTCGCGCCGAAGATCGGCGGGGTCACGCTCGACGACGGCACCAAGGTCGCGGCCAAGCAGAAGATCGACGGCGGACCTTCGGTCCTGTTCGATGCCGTCGCGGTGCTCCCGTCCGAGGAGGGGGTTGCGATGCTCGCCAAGGATGCGGCCTCCAAGGACTTCGTGGCGGACGCGTTCGGCCACTGCAAGTTCATCGGCTACACCGATGCAGCCGCCACGTTGTTCGACGCTTCTCGGGTGCCGGAGCTTGACGATGGCTTCGTAGCCCTAAGCAAGAGCAAGGACGTCAAGGCGTTCGTCACGACCTGTCGTGACCTCAGGTTCTGGGCTCGGGAGATGAAGGTCGATCTCGACGCGGCGGCCTGACGACCCTGGCGGGAGCGGCAGGTGGACGTCCTGCCGCTCCACTTAACGGCAAGCCTCATATCGCACGGACGTGGGACGTGCTGCCTCGCTCGCGTTCAACGGGATCGGGTCATACCATCGCGGGCCGCGGTAACGACCCAGCGGCCGGTGCGGCCCGCGGTGCGAACCGTCCAACAACGCCCGGTCTCTGCGAGGAACCGGGCGTGGATCCCTGCCGCATGCTGGACGAAATCGTAGAAATCAATCCTGTGGTGCGCGAGCACGATGATGCCGCCTGGGCGCAGGCGAGCGGCCATCTCACGCGCAACCCGGGCCATCTCTCGCGCTGAGAGGTAATACAGGATCTCGGCGATCACGATCACGTCATAGACGAGACGTGGCGGTCGACCGGGGAGCACGAGCAGCGATGCGCACGCACGAGGCCAGGCGGCAACGGCGCGTGCCGTCAGGTCGACCCCCTCCCTCGTGCCCTCGGTCGCATCGAGGCGCAACGCCATCCTCGCGATCGCGGCACTGTTGGATCCGTTGCCGCTGGCCAGCTCCAGCACCCGTCCGACCGGTCGGTGACCTATCGCGTGCAGGATCGCGGCACGCTTCACCGCCTCGTCACGGGCGGTGAAGGTGCGCCAGGGATCGTCGTCGCCGGCGAACTTGGCGGCGAACCCGGCAAGATCGATCGGGCTCGTCACTTCGAACCCGGCCGGTAGCGCTCGACCGGACGAGCAAAGGCCGCAAGCTCGTGTCTCGCGATCGTGAAGCCTGCTGGATCATCGGAAACGGCGCCGAGCTGCGTCCGGTAGACGCGGATCAGCGACCGCTTAACCGGAACTCCTCCGGGCACAGCGATGCGCCATGCCGGTCCGGACCTGTCCGGGCGAGGCGGCCACACGCGGTAGGTCAGCCGACCGGCGCCACCCGGGCATCGGGCGACGGCCGCTGCTACGGCGCGGTGATCGGGATGGTCGTCATCGCAGGCCGGTCCGACGATGAGATCGAGATCCCGGCATCGTGCGACCTGGCGGCGCAGCGCGCGATAACAGCGTCCCGGGATCGAGGGCAACTGGCCATCGGGCAAATTGAGGAACGAGACGTCGCCAGCAACGATGCCGAGACGACGTAGCGCATGAAGGCTCTCACGCTGGCGCGCCGCGACCAGTCGCGCTCTCGGCCATTGTCGGCTGCCCCGGTGAGACGCGGCACCATCGGTCACGACCGCAACCCGGACCCGAGCTCCATGGCGGCGAAGCCGCGCAATGAGGCCTGCCGCGCCGATGACCTCGTCATCCGGGTGCGGGGCGATCACCAGCGCGACACGTACGTTTCGCAGCGGGATCCTCACAGAATGGGGTCGAGGATGTGCTCGGCGACAGCCTGGCCGACGCGAAAGCGATGCGCGTCGGGCGCAGGCTGGCGCAGGTACACCATGAGATCGGCGATCTTTGCCGCCAGCGGATGCGATAGGAACAATCCCTGCAGCCCCACCGCCTCCTGCGCGATCGTCAGGGCGCGCTCGGCAGAGCCGGCGATCGATAGCCGCGCAGCGGACACCCGGGCGAGGCGTTCCGCATCCGTCCCGCTGAACCAGGCGCCCGCCGTGTCGCGGATGCTCGCCGCTGCACCCTGGGCAAGCAGGAACAGGTCGGCGAGGCGCGATGCCTGGAACGGATCGGAAGCGCGCTCGTGGGTGGTCAGGTGGTCACGCACTGCATCGAGCAGGCCGGCGATGCCCCCGGCATGAACCGCGGCGAAGCGCAGCGCGCCTCCGCTGAAGAACGGCTCCCGCGCATAGCTGCCGGGCTCGCCGATACGGCCGTCTTCACGGATCACAGAGCCGGACCAGCGCACCAGATGTGTCTCCGAGCGCTGCATGCCGATCGTCTGCCACCACTCCCGATCGATGGCAGGCGGATCGGCATCCAGGTCGAGCAGGAGCAGCTGCGGCCCGCGTTCGCTATCCGCAGTTACCAGCGCGTGAGTCAGTATCCCCGCCCCCGATGCATAGCCCTTGCCGCCGGTCAGCCGTCCGCCGGTAAGCACCAGCGACTCACCCGGCAGGCCCGCATTCCACACACCCAGCATCGCTCCCGCAGCGATCCGCGCCCGCAACGCAGCGACCTGGGACGACGTGCCGTATCGAAACACGATTTGCACCGCATCGACATGCCCCTCCAGCAGGCGCCCGATGGGGAGATCCCGGCGTCCCGCAGCGTAAAGAGGGCGGAGCAGGTCCAGATATGCCTCGGGCGTCGTCGGATCGCCGGCGGGGTCGGTCACCCACCCTGCCGCGACGATCGCATGGCGCAGAGCTTTGGTCGTCGTCATACCGCCTGCTCGCAAAGCTGGTGCTCGAGCGTTGCCAGGGCATGCTCGGCCTCGGCGAGGGTGACGTCGGGTATATCGGGCAGCGCCGGCACGACACGCATGGCGAACGCCTCTGCGTTGGGGCAGTCGCGCGCGACGCCGATCACATGGTCACCGGTCAATCCGATACGGTCGCCGAAGCGAGCTGCGACAAAGGAATCGGGGAGCCCGGCCCAAATGCGGCGCGCCTCCGCCTGCTGTCGGTATTGCCATGCCGCCCCTCGGGGATGCGGCATTGAGGGTGCCCCGTGATGGTCGATGGCACTGAGCGCAGCCGCCATGCCGCCCGGCGCCCGGCCGAGCCGCCGTGAGGAGGTCGCAACCACCATGCCGGGATCGCGGCGCACGCGAAACCCGGCGCGCCCGGCATCGTCGAGCAGGGCGGCGTCCTCGCCGCATGGCACCGGCTGGAAGCCACCCAGCGCCTGATAGGCTCCGGGTCGGAAGGCCATGTTGGCGCCTCCCGAGCAGTGGGAGCCGGTCGGACTGTCCCACGGAACGGGGTCGACCGATCGTCGGTAGGCGTGAAGCCGATCGAGGTAGCGCTCGACCCTCCCCTGCACCGGATCCCGCTCCGCTGCGATCCGGACGATTCGCCCGGCGACAAGGTCGGCCGAGGCCAGGCCCTGCAGTGCCGCCCTGACCCAATCGGCACGGGGCTGGCTGTCGGCGTCGGTCGTCAGGAGAATACCGTGGGGCGTGCTCGCCGCATGATGCAGGCCGAGGGCGATGGCGGCCCGGCGTGCACGACCGGCATTGGCATCAGGGGACGGGTCTCCCTGAGCCACCGTGAACGGAAGGGCCATGCGACCAGCATGCTCGAGTATTACCTGCTCGCTCGCATCCGAGCAATTATCAAGGAGGAAGAACACGGCAGCCTCGACGTCGCCCAGGTCCAGTCGCTCGATCGCCTCCAGCAACTTCGGTAACGCAGTCTCCTCGTTGCGGACCGGAACACAGATCGCAGCTGACACAGGTCGCAACGGCACCCCCACCATCGGTTTCGCAGGACCGGCGACCCTGCCTTGCAGGACTGTAGGTGATAAACGCCGGTTTCGATAGCTGCTCGCGGTGATGCAAGATGCCAGATCGTCATGCAGGACTATAGGTTTGCCCGGTTTCAACCGAGATATCGGCGTCGGGTAGGTAGCCGTCGAAGTTCGCGCCGCGCACCTACAAGCTGCTGTTCGACATGGCAGGCTACCCGGATGCGAAGGCGGTGCCATTCTTCCCCGAGATCGATCCCGTGTTCCGCGTCACCGACCCTGCCGCGCACTACCATGTGCCGGTCGTGGTCAGCCCCTTCGGCTACTCCACCTACAGGGGCAATTGATCACCGATCACGCCTCGATCCCTGCCTGGTGCATCGGCTTATAGAGCTCGTGCTCAAGCGACCGCAGGTAGCGGTCGAGGCGCTCTACCAGTGTTGCGACGTCCGCAGCATAGGCTGGGACGTTCGAAGCTATCGCGTTGCTGCTCCAACGCCGTATGTGGTCGGAGTAGCGTAGCCGAAGCTCGCGATCCTCTTCCATGATCCGCTCGTAAGTCGGCATCTGGTCGGCGAAATAGCCTCGAGCCTCCTTGTTCCAGCCCTGCTGTGTAGGCAGATGCTCCCGTACCGCATTGGCCAGGTTCATTCGTAGCCGGCCGAGGTCGGTAAGCGGAGGTCCAGCCCTGACGCAGTCACGAAGTGCGTAGGCAGCGGCGCGGATCGCCTCGTGGGAGCGCCTGCTATCATCGGGCCTCATCATCTCGTTCTACTCGCCATCATCTTACTAGCCGTCATTGCTGGCGCGCCGCGCGCCGATCATGGCCGTCTGAGCTGCCCCCTTCTGAGTGGTCCATCGACTATTACAGTCTGGACCAAGGAAGGGACGACGAATGCCTTCGAAGAAGCACAAGCCCGAGGAGATTATCGGGAAGCTGCGTGAGGTTGAGATCATGCTGGGCCAGGGCGGGACGACGGCTGAGGCGTGCCGGCGGATCGCGGTCAGCGAGCAGACCTATTACCGCTGGCGCAAGGAATATGGTGGCCTGAAGACGGATCAGGCTCGGCGGATGAAGGATCTGGAGAAGGAGAACGCCCGGCTTCGGCGTGCGATTTCGGATCTGACGCTCGACAAGCTGATCTTGCAGGAGGCGGCAAAGGGAAACTTCTGAGCCCCGCACGGCGCCGGCGCTGCATCGATCATGTCCGGGACGTGCTGGATGTATCCGAGCGGCGGGTGTGCCGCGTGCTCGGCCAGCACCGGTCGACGCAGCGCAAGGTGCCGTGCGGGGCAGATGACGAAGAGGCGCTGACCGAGGACATCATCGCTTTGGCCAGGCAGTACGGCCGTTACGGCTATCGCCGGGTGACGGCACTGCTGCATGCGGCCGGCTGGTCGGTGAACCACATGGCGTAATCAGGAGCGGTGCTCGTTGGGATAGCCTGTCGTCCCCTGAAGAGGAGGACGGAAGATGACCTGCTATGTTGGCCTAGATGTGTCGATGAAGGAGACCGCGATCTGCGTCGTGGACGAAACGGGCGATCGCATATGGGACGGTAAGTCGCGAACGGACCCGGACGCTATTGCGGCCGTGCTGGCGCGGAGGGCCGCAGGAGCCGTGAGGATCGGTATCGAGACGGGCCCGATGACCGTGTGGTTGTGGCACGCATTGACCGAGCGAGAGCTGCCGGTGGTGTGTCTTCATGCCAGGCATGCTGCGGCAGCGCTGAAGCTGCAGATGAACAAGACGGACCGCAACGACGCGTTTGGGTTGGCACGGCTGGTCCGCTCGGGCTGGTACCGGCCGGTCGCTGTTCGCTCGATGGATACGCACCGGTTGCGTGCGCTCCTGATCACGCGAGACCAGCTGGTCGGCATGAGCACCGCGCTCATCAACAAGATACGCGGCCTGGCGAAGACTTTCGGCATTCTGGTCGGACCCGGAAAGGGTGGCACCTTCGAACGTCAGGTCCGGGCAACGCTGCCGGACGATCCGGTGGTCGCCGCACTGTTCGAGAGCCTACTGGCGATGCTGAGCACATTGCGGGAGCAACAGCTTGCCATTGCCAAGCAGCTCGGCCGGGTTGCCCGGCAAAGCGGCGCCTGCCGCTTGATGATGACGATGCCCGGCGTCGGACCGCTGACGGCCGTCAGCTTCATGACCACCATCGAGGATCCTCACCGGTTCCGACGCTCGCAGGATGTCGGCGCCTATCTCGGTCTCACTCCGCGTCGCTACCAGTCGGGCGAGGTCGACATCAACGGCCGCATCTCCAAGTGCGGAGATCGTCTCACCCGCAAGCTGCTGTTCGAAGCGGCCAATGTCATGCTGTCGCGGACCTCGCAGGCGTCGGCGCTGAAGGACTGGGCTGCCGCCATCGGCCGGAGATCGGGCTTCTGGAAGGCGCGCGTTGCGCTGGCCCGCAAGCTGGCGGTGATCCTGCACCGGATGTGGATCGACGGGCGAGGCTTTGACCCAAAGGTGACTGCCATGGCCTGATATCTGCTTTCCGAGCTGCCGCCCCGCCAGGGTGCGGCCACGGCCATCTCGTGACCCGCTTCGTGACCATCTGGAACACGGGAACCACATCGAGAGGCCGGCGATCTGGCGCCATGCTGAGGCTGGACCCGTCCTGACCTCGAAGACGACAACGATGCGCAAAAGAAGATCGACTACGAGCACCTTGGCAAACGGCTTGACCGATTAGACGATAAACGGGTGGAACGGATCTGGCGACGCGAGGGGCTGAAGGTGCCGCAGCGCCAGCCGAAACGCGGCCGGTTATGGCTGAACGATGGCTCGTGCATCCGGTTGCGGCCGGAGTATCCGGGGCATGTCTGGGCTTACGACTTCGTCGAGGAACGCACCCATGACGGACGCAAGTTCCGCATCCTTACCATTATCGACGAGGCGAGCAGGGAGTGCCTGGCACTCGTCGTCGCGCGCCAGCTCAAACACGAAGACGTACTGGCAGCGCTGGCCGAGTTGTTCATCGAGCGTGGTCCGCCCGCGCATATCAGGTCGGACAACGTCCTATGTCTGGAAGCAGCGGCGGGTTTTGGCCAGCAGATATCCATGCGCCGACAACCATCGGCGCGGCATGCAATCTGAGCCAGATGGCTTCCACCGTCAACGGGATCGCTCCCTGCCATAGCAAACACAGGATCCAGCGGCGCCGGGGCGGCCGTGGTCCTCACCATCCTTAAAACGAGATACGCACCCAGGTGGAAGGCCCGAACATTATCTACAGGGTCGCTCGACGAGCGCCCTCACGGCACTTGCAGAGAGGGGTCCTTCCACCTGGCATCCGACCGTTCGAGGAACGGCCGGTACTCTGTCCCCGTCTTGACGACGGCGTGAGCCACGCGCGCCATCTTGGCGGTGAGCGCCGTCATCGCCTTGCGGCGACGGTCGGCATCGTCCGCGTGCCCGGCGGTGTACCGTCCGAGCTTGTCACGGAAACTGTTGTCGCGCTGACGCGCGGCGACCTGGGCAGCCATCCAGAAGGTGCGGCGCAGACGCGCGTTGCCGTACTTGGACAGCTTGGTGCGGCCACGAAACGTGCCTGACTGGCACGTTGCGAGATCGAGGCCGCAGAACTTCAGGAACTGTCGATGATGGTTGAAGCGACGCAAATCACCGGCCTCGGCCAGAATGGTCAGCGCGTTAATCGGACCAATGCCCGGAATGTTGCGCAGCAGCTTATAATCAACATGCTCGGCCAGCCTGTCATGGGCAAGCCGCTCTATCTCGTCACGCTGGTGGATGAGGCTGCGTCCCTGCGCGATGACCATGCGGAACATGGTAATTGCTGCCGAATCCTCCGGGACCGGCAGAGCCACCGAAGCGCAGGCCGTTTCGTATATGTCATTGACAAGACGGGCCTTGGAAACCTTGCGGCCGATGAGAGGCCAGGCAGCTGCCGAGAATGCCCCAGCGTCGAGCGCGGTGATGCTGGCAGGAGTGGGGAACCGCTCGATGAGCGCGAGAAACCAGTCGGACCGGCTGTTGCCTGCGAAGCGGGCGATCTCGGGGAAGTACAGCGGCAGGTAGTGGGTCAGGATGCGGTGCCAGGTCTGCGTCTTCATCCTAGAGATCGTTTCGTGGGTCTTCGAGAGTTCCTGCAGGTCATTGATGCCCGCGGCGAGAGGATCGACGTAGCGCTGCGTCGCACCGATCCGCAGCATGTGCAGGATGACCTGCGCGTCCTTGGGGTCGTTCTTGTCCCAGCCATTGTGCAGCGCCTCGCGCGTTCTGGCGAGCGCGACCGACGAGATGAGGCGCAGCTCGAACCCTGCCGTCAGCAGCCGATGTGCCAGCGTGCGATGGTAATTACCCGTCGCCTCGAACCCGACAATGATAGGGCGCCCGATGGCAGCGAGTTTTTCGGCAAAGCCGTCATAGTCCTGCCTGGTTGCCATGACGGTCATCCGCCGGCGCCGGCCGCCTTCCGGTCGCTCGATGAGAACCTCCTGCCGGCTCTTGGACATATCGATAGCTACCAGCACGGCGCCGGCAGGCGTAGAGGTGAGCTTGGTCATGGTCGGTCAGCCTCCAAAGTGTTGTCTCGACAACCTCACTTTAGATACCTGCTGACCGGTCATGGCTTGCCCTGATGAAGCCTGCGGCCGCTACGCGGCCTTGTCTTCATCAGGGCCATAGCGGCTCCCAAACCAGCGCTTCCCAATGTGCTATGGCAGCGAGTTCATCGCCGCCGCCGTCCAGACCTGGCTCAGGCAGATCGGCGTGAAGACGCTCTACATCGCCCCGGGCTCGCCATGGGAGAACGGCTACAACGAGAGCTTCAACGGCTCGCTGCGGGATGAGCTGCTGAACGGCGAGATCTTCTACACCCTCGCTGAAGCCAGGGTGCTGATCGAGGCGTGGCGGCGTCACTACAACACTGTCCGACCGCACAGCAGCCTCGGCTATCGACCACCCGCCCCGGAAGCGGCGACACCGCCATTGCCGGCCTCCGGTTCCGCTTCGCTCCACCTCCGACCGGCAATGGCGGCGGAGACGACAATGCACTAACTATCAACCCGGACCACCCGGTGGGGGCTGCTCATAATCACCACTCCTCGGCGGTCACCCCCTTTCCCTCAAACGATGGTGAAATGGGAAAGCCTGCGGCTTCTCAGAAACCGTCGTTCACTCAGGTTTCAAGAATCCCGAAGCAGATCGCCAGCGCCTCTCGATCTATCTCGGAAGCCGTATGGTGACACCGAAGGCCCGCTCGGATCGGGACAGAAGGGCATCGCCGCCATGACCAATGGCAACGGCGCGAACTAGGGCAAGGCCCAGCCCATGTCCGTCAGTGGTGCGTGACGCCTCGGCGCGCGCGAAACGCTGAAACAGGCGTTTTGCATCAGCGGGGGCAACGCCCGGGCCGTCATCCTCCAGCGTCACTTCAATCGCATCCTGCGTCGCCGTCGCGGCCAGCGTCGCTTTGGTGCCGGGCGGCGTGTGGCGCAACACGTTCTCCAACAGGTTCGACAATGCCTGCGCGAGCAGGCGTCGGTCGCCCTCGATATGCAGTCCGGGCATGACGTCGATCGTCAGCGTATGGCCGGCGGCCTCGAAGTCGGGACGATAAGTTTCGGCCATGTCCTCCAGCAGCGCCGACAGATCGACCGCTCCCAACGCTCGACGTTCAGCCAACCCTTCGACCTCGGCGATGCGCAGCAGCGCGGCGAATATCTCCAGCAGATCGTCGGCTTGCCGCCGTGCCGCCTCGATCGCGTCTGTGTCCCCGGCCGCCGCGCGATCAAGCTGGTTGCACAGGCGGGTAAGGGGGGTGCGTAGGTCGTGCGCCACGTCGGTCGACACCTGCCGAAGATTATCCATCAGCGCGGCGATGCGGTCGAGCATCCGGTTAAGCGTGGAGGCAAGGCGATCGAACTCGCTGTCCGATCCGTCGCGCGGCACCCGCTGCGTCAGGTCGCCGGCGATGATCGCCTGCGCGGTGGCATCGATGCGCGACAGGCGACGCCGGGTCAGCCATCCGACCAACACCGCCGCGCCGATCCCCAGCGCCAGCATCGCCGCCAGCGCGATCGCGAACAGCGACGCCAGCGTCCGGTCGATCGCTGCGAGGTCGCGCCTGTCGGCGATGACGACCAACATCCCGCCGGACAGCGGCGTCGCGAGCGCCTGACCGACGCCGGTATTGTTGCCGCGTCGGAAGCCGAAATGCTCCTGATAGCCTGGCTCGACCGGCGTCAGCGGACTGATCGTCGCGGCGATCGGCCGCCCGGCGCGGTCGACGAGCAGATAGTCGAGGCTCGCTTCGTTGCGGGCGTCCTCGCGCAAGCGGATTGCATCCGCCACACCCGCCAGGCCGCCTTCGCGCACCTCGGCTATCAGCGCGCGAGTCTCGACCGCGACACGGTGGTCCAGCTGCTCCTCCAGCGCCTCGTGCGTCACCTCATAGGCGACGGCGCCGATCGCCAGCGTCGCGGCGCTGAACGCCAGCGCGACCAGCACGACGATGCCGAAGGTCGAGCGCCACAGCCGTGCGAGCATCTATTCGCCCCGGATCATGTAGCCGGCACCGCGCACCGTCTCGATCGCATCGGCGTCGAAACCGGCGTTGAGCTTGGAGCGCAGGCGGCTCAGATGCGTCTCGACAATGTTGGTCTTCGGATCGAAATCGAAATCCCATACCCGCTCCAGCAGCATGGTGCGGGTCATCACCCGGCGCGGGTTGCGCATCAGCTCGGCGAGCAGCGCGAACTCGCGCGGTTGCAGGGTGACGCGACGGCCGTCGCGCTCGACGGTGCGGCGATGCAGGTCGAGGACGATATCGCCGACCCGGAGCAGATGGGTGTCATCGCCGCGTGGTGCTGGCCGGCGCGCCAGCGCATTAAGGCGGGCGGCCAGCTCGGAGAAGGCGAAGGGCTTGACCAGATAGTCGTCGGCACCGCCCTCCAGCCCCTCGACGCGATCGGCGATCCCGCCGACCGCGGTCAGCATCAGGACCGGGGTCGCATCGCCGGCCGCGCGCATCGCCTTCACCAGCGCCAGCCCGTCGAGGCCGGGCAGCATACGGTCGACCACGATCGCATCGAACCCGCCGCCGGTCGCCTGGAACAGCCCGTCGCGGCCGTCCTCGCTCACCGCGACCTGGTGCCCGGCCTGGCCAAGCCCCTGCGCCACGAAGGCGCGGGTGTCGGCATCATCCTCGACGATCAATATCCGCATCGCCCGACTATCGCGTAGCGGCGTTGGTTCGCCAACCGCCACCCAGCGCGCGGAACAGCGCGACCTCGTTCTGCGACACCGCCAGATCGGACTGGACCTGTTGCAGCGTCGCCGATGCGGTCGCGCGCTGCGCATCGACCTGGAGCAGGCCAGGCGCGTCGCCGAGGCGGACACGGGCACCCGCGCGGCGCGCATAGGCCTGCGCCTCGCGCGCGGCGGTCGCCAGATCGCGGTTTCGGCGCGTCTCAGCGTCGTAGTTCGCCAGCGCCGTCTCGACCTCGCGCAGCGCGCGCAGCACCGCCACGTCCCACCCGGCCAATGCCGCGCGCTCGGTCGCGCGGGCCTGTTCCAGCCTTGCGCGCGCCGGTGCCTGGTTGGGGAAGGCCCAGCTGACGAGCGGCGTCACCGCCGCGCTGATCCCGCCGGACAGCAGCCCCACCGCGCCACCCAGATTGACGCGAGGGTAAAGGTCCGCACGCGCCACGCCGATCCGCGCGGCAGCGGCGGCAAGGCGGCGCTCCGCCTCGCGGACGTCGGGACGGCGCAGCAGCAGCGCGGTTCCGTCACCGACCGGTGCCGCCCCGCGCAGGCGGGGCGCGGCGGTGCAGGCGAAGCGGTAGGCGCGGGCCTCGGCGGGTGGGCGGCCTTGCAGCGTCGCGAGCCGGTACAGCGCATTGGCACGCTGGGCCTCGAACGGGGCGATGGCGGCGCGGGTGGCGGCAGCGATCGTCGCGACCTGCGACACCTCCAGCGGCGACACCTCGCCGGCGCGCAACTGCTCGCGCACCAGCCCGACCGATCGATCCTGCGCCGCGGCGACCTCCCGCGCGGTCGCGAGGGCGCGGGTCGATCCGCACAGATCGACATAGGCCAGCACGGTATCGGCGACGACCGCGACGCGCAGTCCGTCGACGACGGCCGCTTGCGCCTCGGCATCAGCGCCCGCCGCGGTCGCGGCCGAGCGCAGTCGGCCGAACACGTCGAGATCCCAGCTCGCGGTCGCGGCGATATCGTAATCCGTCGTCGGCACGTTGCCCGACGCGCTCGGCTGTCCGGCGGGATTGTCGACGCCGAGCGCACTCTCGATCGTCGTCTGCGGCAGCCGCGCCGCCCGAGCCTGCCGTAATGCGGCGCGTGCGCCGTCAAGATTGGCATAGGCAACGCGCAGGTCGGCGTTGGCTGCCAGTGCCGATCGGACCAGTCCGTCTAGAACAGGATCGTCGTAGAGCCGCCACCAGTCGTCGGGCACCGGCGCGATCGATGCCACGGGAAGCCGGGTGAAGTCGCCGGTCGCGCTGGGCGGCGCGATCGTCGGCGGGGGTGTCGGCACACCCATGCAGGCGGAGGCGAGCAGGGCGACGGCGGGGGCCAGGCGACGGATCATGCCAGCACCTCCTTGGG
The window above is part of the Sphingomonas sp. JUb134 genome. Proteins encoded here:
- a CDS encoding efflux transporter outer membrane subunit, whose amino-acid sequence is MIRRLAPAVALLASACMGVPTPPPTIAPPSATGDFTRLPVASIAPVPDDWWRLYDDPVLDGLVRSALAANADLRVAYANLDGARAALRQARAARLPQTTIESALGVDNPAGQPSASGNVPTTDYDIAATASWDLDVFGRLRSAATAAGADAEAQAAVVDGLRVAVVADTVLAYVDLCGSTRALATAREVAAAQDRSVGLVREQLRAGEVSPLEVSQVATIAAATRAAIAPFEAQRANALYRLATLQGRPPAEARAYRFACTAAPRLRGAAPVGDGTALLLRRPDVREAERRLAAAAARIGVARADLYPRVNLGGAVGLLSGGISAAVTPLVSWAFPNQAPARARLEQARATERAALAGWDVAVLRALREVETALANYDAETRRNRDLATAAREAQAYARRAGARVRLGDAPGLLQVDAQRATASATLQQVQSDLAVSQNEVALFRALGGGWRTNAATR
- a CDS encoding sensor histidine kinase, which gives rise to MLARLWRSTFGIVVLVALAFSAATLAIGAVAYEVTHEALEEQLDHRVAVETRALIAEVREGGLAGVADAIRLREDARNEASLDYLLVDRAGRPIAATISPLTPVEPGYQEHFGFRRGNNTGVGQALATPLSGGMLVVIADRRDLAAIDRTLASLFAIALAAMLALGIGAAVLVGWLTRRRLSRIDATAQAIIAGDLTQRVPRDGSDSEFDRLASTLNRMLDRIAALMDNLRQVSTDVAHDLRTPLTRLCNQLDRAAAGDTDAIEAARRQADDLLEIFAALLRIAEVEGLAERRALGAVDLSALLEDMAETYRPDFEAAGHTLTIDVMPGLHIEGDRRLLAQALSNLLENVLRHTPPGTKATLAATATQDAIEVTLEDDGPGVAPADAKRLFQRFARAEASRTTDGHGLGLALVRAVAIGHGGDALLSRSERAFGVTIRLPR
- a CDS encoding response regulator transcription factor; amino-acid sequence: MRILIVEDDADTRAFVAQGLGQAGHQVAVSEDGRDGLFQATGGGFDAIVVDRMLPGLDGLALVKAMRAAGDATPVLMLTAVGGIADRVEGLEGGADDYLVKPFAFSELAARLNALARRPAPRGDDTHLLRVGDIVLDLHRRTVERDGRRVTLQPREFALLAELMRNPRRVMTRTMLLERVWDFDFDPKTNIVETHLSRLRSKLNAGFDADAIETVRGAGYMIRGE